Proteins from one Aquila chrysaetos chrysaetos chromosome 5, bAquChr1.4, whole genome shotgun sequence genomic window:
- the FURIN gene encoding furin: MDLRPCSLLLHWTLVVALALLAQEVLAQRIYTNTWAVLVPAGPQEADRLARKHGFLNLGPIFGDYYHFRHSGVVKRSLSSHQPWHSRLAREPQVQWLEQQVAKRRTKRDVFMEPTDPKFPQQWYLYNTNQRDLNVRQAWEQGYTGKGIVVSILDDGIEKNHPDLEGNYDPGASFDVNDQDPDPQPRYTQMNDNRHGTRCAGEVAAVANNGICGVGVAYNARIGGVRMLDGEVTDAVEAHSLGLNPNHIHIYSASWGPEDDGKTVDGPARLAEEAFFRGVSQGRGGLGSIFVWASGNGGREHDSCNCDGYTNSIYTLSISSTTQYGNVPWYSEACSSTLATTYSSGNQNEKQIVTTDLRQKCTESHTGTSASAPLAAGIIALALEANKNLTWRDMQHLVVQTSKPAHLNANDWVTNGVGRKVSHSYGYGLLDAGAMVSLAKNWTMVGPQRKCVIDVLTEPKDIGKRLEVRRKVDACLGKANYISRLEHAQARLTLSYNRRGDLAIHLVSPMGTRSTLLAARPHDFSADGFNDWAFMTTHSWDEDPSGEWVLEIENTSDANNYGTLTKFTLVLYGTATDSPSLSNQLESSGCKTLTPSQTCVVCEEGYYLHQKSCLKRCPPGFAPGVQSTHYNLENSVEPIAPHLCLPCHPSCATCAGPGPNQCLTCPAHSHFSSLDLSCSHQTQSSRASPALADGEGLAKAPPPANLPVLIASLSCILIVVIFVTVFLVLQARSGFSLRGVKVYALDSGIISYKGLPSDIWQEEGPSESDGEEYEAHSERTAFIRDQSAL; encoded by the exons ATGGATCTGAGACCCTGCTCGCTGCTCCTGCACTGGACTCTGGTGGTTGCCCTCGCTCTCCTGGCGCAGGAGGTGCTGGCCCAGCGTATTTACACCAACACCTGGGCTGTGCTCGTCCCCGCGGGGCCCCAGGAGGCTGACAGGCTGGCCAGGAAGCATGGATTCCTCAATCTGGGCCCG ATCTTTGGTGACTATTACCACTTTCGGCACAGTGGTGTGGTGAAGCGTTCCCTCTCATCCcaccagccctggcacagccgTTTGGCCAGGGAACCGCAG GTGCAgtggctggagcagcaggtGGCAAAGCGCAGGACCAAGCGAGACGTTTTCATGGAGCCCACAGACCCCAAGTTCCCGCAGCAGTGGTACCTG TACAACACAAACCAGCGGGACCTGAACGTGCGTCAGGCCTGGGAGCAGGGCTACACGGGCAAGGGCATCGTGGTTTCCATCCTGGATGATGGCATTGAGAAGAACCACCCTGACCTGGAGGGCAACTAT GATCCAGGGGCGAGCTTTGATGTCAACGACCAGGACCCAGACCCACAGCCCCGCTACACACAGATGAATGACAACAG ACATGGCACACGCTGCGCCGGGGAAGTCGCTGCTGTGGCAAACAATGGGATCTGTGGTGTTGGCGTGGCTTACAACGCCAGGATCGGAG GCGTGCGCATGCTGGATGGGGAGGTGACTGATGCTGTGGAGGCCCATTCCCTGGGCCTCAATCCCAACCACATCCACATCTACAGTGCCAGCTGGGGCCCTGAGGACGATGGCAAGACTGTGGATGGCCCGGCCCGGCTGGCGGAGGAGGCTTTCTTCCGAGGGGTCAGCCAG GGCCGAGGGGGGCTGGGCTCCATCTTCGTCTGGGCGTCCGGGAACGGGGGCCGTGAGCACGACAGCTGCAACTGTGACGGTTACACCAACAGCATCTACACGCTGTCCATCAGCAGCACCACGCAGTATGGTAACGTGCCCTGGTACAGCGAGGCCTGCTCCTCCACCCTTGCCACCACCTACAGCAGCGGCAACCAGAATGAGAAGCAGATT GTGACGACTGACCTCAGACAGAAATGCACCGAATCGCACACAGGGACGTCAGCCTCGGCGCCCCTGGCTGCTGGCATCATCGCCCTCGCCCTGGAAGCCAA CAAGAACCTGACCTGGCGGGACATGCAGCACCTGGTGGTGCAGACGTCAAAGCCGGCTCACCTCAATGCCAACGACTGGGTCACCAACGGCGTCGGCCGCAAAG TCAGCCACTCCTATGGCTACGGCCTGCTGGACGCCGGGGCAATGGTGAGCCTGGCCAAGAACTGGACCATGGTGGGACCTCAGAGGAAGTGCGTCATTGACGTCCTCACGGAGCCGAA GGACATCGGGAAGCGCCTGGAGGTGCGGCGGAAGGTGGATGCCTGCCTGGGGAAAGCCAACTACATCAGCCGGCTGGAGCACGCACAGGCCAGGCTGACACTGTCCTACAACCGGCGCGGGGACTTGGCCATCCACCTCGTCAGTCCCATGGGCACCCGGTCcaccctcctggctgccag GCCCCATGACTTCTCGGCTGACGGCTTCAATGACTGGGCCTTCATGACGACGCACTCCTGGGACGAGGACCCCTCTGGGGAATGGGTGCTGGAGATCGAGAACACCAGCGACGCCAACAACTACG GCACACTGACCAAGTTCACACTCGTGCTGTACGGGACGGCCACCGACTCCCCCAGCCTCTCCAACCAGCTGGAGAGCAGCGGCTGCAAGACCCTGACCCCCAGCCAGACCTGTGTGG TCTGCGAGGAGGGGTACTACCTGCACCAGAAAAGCTGCCTGAAGCGCTGCCCTCCTGGCTTTGCACCCGGTGTCCAGAGCACGCACTACAACCTGGAGAACAGCGTGGAGCCCATCGCGCcccacctctgcctgccctgccacccCTCCTGCGCCACTTGCGCGGGGCCCGGCCCCAACCAGTGCCTGACCTGCCCCGCGCACTCCCACTTCAGCAGCCTGGACCTCTCCTGCTCCCACCAGACGCAGAGCAGCCGTGcgtcccctgccctggcagaCGGCGAGGGGCTGGCCAAGGCCCCCCCTCCAGCCAACCTGCCTGTCCTCATCGCCAGTCTCAGCTGCATCCTTATCGTCGTCATCTTTGTCACGGTCTTCCTGGTGCTGCAGGCACGCTCAGGCTTCAGCCTGCGGGGTGTGAAGGTCTATGCTCTGGACAGCGGGATTATCTCCTACAAGGGGCTCCCCTCCGACatctggcaggaggagggcCCCTCCGAGTCGGACGGTGAGGAGTACGAGGCCCACAGTGAGAGGACTGCCTTCATCAGAGACCAAAGTGCCCTTTGA